The Syntrophorhabdus sp. DNA segment TACCGCCTTCCGGCGTCTTGAAGCTTCCTACCCCCTTCTCCCTGCAGCGTCCCTTCCCGGTCGGTCCTGTGGGCGCGAGTCCGCGCGTTGAACGATCCTTCTCGCTTTTCCTGTCGCCCCTACCCTCCCGAAGTGGAGCGGCATCATCGTATATCCCAGCCCGTCAGGTGGAAGGGCCCCGAATGAGGGGCCGGGACGGCTGGATGCCTCATCTCCCGCAGCCTGACAAGGAACATGCCCGTGGCAACGAAGCCGACGGCCACCAGCATTTCGGCGCCGTACCGCATTGCCGGTCCCGGGGTGTGCAGGAATCTCACGGTCAATCGATCAGCAAGGACCGTGTCCACCGCAACCTTGCCAAGAATCGCGGCGCCCGCATAGACGGCGGGGGTATAGCGCCCCATGAGCCGCGATATGAAACCGCCGCCGAAGGCCACTATCGGTACGCTTACGCATAGGCCCAGAAAGGCAAGGGCCGGATTTTCCCTGCTGGCACTTGCCACGGTAAGCACGCTGTCGGGGCTCATAGCCAGGTCCGCGAGGACGATCATGAGGAAGGCCTTCATGGACCCGCCCGGAGTCTCTTTTTGCATCTTCGGTGAATGACCGTCGACAAGGAGCCTCAACCCGATGGCAAGAATGAGAAGTCCTCCGCAGAGTCTCAGACAGGGGACGTTGAGAAGAGCTCCCGGCAGACAGGCAAGGAACGCCCTGGCGAGGACGGTGGCGGCGGTCCCGAGTATGACCCCCTGAAGGCGCCGGGACGGAGGGAGCGTGAGGGCCGCAAGGGCAATGATCAGGGCGCTGCCCCCGGAGAGCGCCGCGTTGGAGCCCATCACCGTTGCGAAATCAGCGAGGAGGCCTCCGCTCATGGAAGCGCTGATGAGGTCCGCGGCTCCCGTTACCTGTGCTGTGCCTATGATGTTGTTCACGGTCTCGCTACCTCCCAGATGCTGATCCGCAAACCAAGTATATCCCCCGCGGAGGCACGGGGCCATCGGGATTTTCCTGATTTTGGGGGGTATTTTCCCTGAGGCGTGCAAAGCTGCAACGGATGCCCCCTTTCGGACCCTTGAGGGCGAAGAGGGCTCACAACCGTCCGTCGCGAAGGTCTTCAGAGGGAGGTTATGCCTTCCCTGATCGCGTACTTGGTCAGTTCCGCGACGCTGCGTATCTGGAGCTTGTCCATGATCTGCTGCCTGTGGGTCTCCACGGTCTTCACACTGAGGTTCAGGGTAGATGCTATCTGTTTTGTGCTCTTGCCCTCGGCGAGGTGCTGCAGCACCTCCCTCTCGCGCTGGGTGAGGATCGTGAAGGCGCTGGATTCGTTCCGGGGTAGGTTATGGAGGTATTCCTTGACCACGATGTCGGTGATCCTCGGGCTCAAGTAGGACTGGCCCGTCATCACGGTATGGACGGCGGTGACGAGCTCTTCGAAGGCACTGTCCTTGAGGAGGTAGCCCGACGCTCCCGCCTTGAGCATCTCGAGGACGAACCTCCGGTCGGAGTGCATCGAAAGGGCGATTATCTTTATATCCTTGTTCTCCGCCACGATCTCTCGCGTCGCGTCTATGCCGTTCATTTCGGGCATCCCGATATCCATTATGATGACGTGCGGCAAGAGCTTGCGGGCAAGTTTCGTTGCCGTGAGTCCGTCCTGGGCCTCAGCGGCGACCTCCATGTCGGGCTGCTTGTCGATGAGGGCCTTCAGGCCTTCCCGCATGATCTTGTGGTCATCGGCCACCACTATCCGTATCTTCATCGTCGACCCCTAGTTCTCCTGTTCCCGTTTGAGGGGCGCCACGAGTATTATGCGCGCCCCTCTGCCGACCTGCGAGCGCACATCCATGTGGCCTCCGAGCGATTGAAGGCGTTCCCGGATGCTGAAGAGCCCGAACCCGCGGGCCTCCGCTATGTGGTAACTGCGCTTCGAGGCGTTGAAGCCCCTGCCGTCGTCGGCGACATGGATGGATATGCTCTCGTCCACCCTGCGCACCGTCACCTTAACCCGTGTCGCCCCGGCATGCTTGACCACGTTCGCAAGGAGTTCCCGGACGGCAGTGAAGAGGAGCACCCTGATCTCGTCCCGTATGGGCTTTTCGAAACCATCGCTCTCAAACTCCCTGTGGATGCCGTTCTGGCTCTCCACCTGTTCCGCAAGCCATTCAAGGGCCGCCTCAAGCCCGAGATCGTAGAGGATGGGGGGGCTGAGCTCGAAGGTGAGCGACCGGCCGAACTGGATGGCCTGCCCGATGTGGTCACGTATCTCGTCTATCTCCCGCTCTATGCTTTCGTCCTTGACGGCGCTCTCGATCCAGCCCAGCCTCATCTTCGCTGTGGCGAGAAGCTGGCCTATGTGGTCGTGGAGAAGGTTCGATATCCTCCTGCGTTCCCGTTCCTCCGCAAGGGAGAGCTCCGACGCCAGGGAGC contains these protein-coding regions:
- a CDS encoding YjbE family putative metal transport protein (Members of this highly hydrophobic protein family,regularly are found preceded by the yybP-ykoY manganese riboswitch (see RF00080). A metal cation transport function is proposed.), translated to MNNIIGTAQVTGAADLISASMSGGLLADFATVMGSNAALSGGSALIIALAALTLPPSRRLQGVILGTAATVLARAFLACLPGALLNVPCLRLCGGLLILAIGLRLLVDGHSPKMQKETPGGSMKAFLMIVLADLAMSPDSVLTVASASRENPALAFLGLCVSVPIVAFGGGFISRLMGRYTPAVYAGAAILGKVAVDTVLADRLTVRFLHTPGPAMRYGAEMLVAVGFVATGMFLVRLREMRHPAVPAPHSGPFHLTGWDIR
- a CDS encoding response regulator transcription factor; its protein translation is MKIRIVVADDHKIMREGLKALIDKQPDMEVAAEAQDGLTATKLARKLLPHVIIMDIGMPEMNGIDATREIVAENKDIKIIALSMHSDRRFVLEMLKAGASGYLLKDSAFEELVTAVHTVMTGQSYLSPRITDIVVKEYLHNLPRNESSAFTILTQREREVLQHLAEGKSTKQIASTLNLSVKTVETHRQQIMDKLQIRSVAELTKYAIREGITSL